The Gimesia chilikensis DNA window GGCCTGGCACCGGGACAACGGGAAAGTGCCGGGAAGATGAAGGAACTCCACATCGAAAAGGCAGGTTCCCGTTATTTGCGCTGGGCGCTGGTGGAGGCCGCCTGGCAACTGGTGTATCGGGTACCGCGCTGGAAGACGATCTACGAAAGGTTGAAAAAACGCTTGAAGGCCAAAAAAGCCATCGTGGCGATCGCCAGGCGTCTGCTGGGAATGATGGTCGCGATCATGAAATCAGGCGAACCATTCACAGCGACACACCAGCCTGC harbors:
- a CDS encoding transposase; the protein is GLAPGQRESAGKMKELHIEKAGSRYLRWALVEAAWQLVYRVPRWKTIYERLKKRLKAKKAIVAIARRLLGMMVAIMKSGEPFTATHQPA